A genomic segment from Actinoplanes sichuanensis encodes:
- a CDS encoding ABC transporter ATP-binding protein: MEQLLHLDDITKRFGQVTVAENLTLSVGAGEVLGIVGPNGAGKSSLFAMISGDLRPDSGAVWLLGRDVTGVAPHTRTRAGIGRTYQVPRPFEHLTVFENVLVCGYQGAGLKGRQAWRHTMGVLDRTGLADLADTPAGRLGLLQRKRLEMARALGTGPRLLLLDEVAGGLTEPEVAELVTVVRQLHAEGLGIVWIEHVVHALVKTVDRMVCLAGGDVVADGDPMAVLADPKVRELYLGSGPEGVS; encoded by the coding sequence ATGGAACAGCTGCTGCACCTCGACGACATCACCAAACGGTTCGGCCAGGTGACCGTCGCGGAGAACCTCACGCTGTCGGTCGGCGCCGGTGAGGTCCTGGGCATCGTGGGCCCGAACGGCGCCGGGAAATCCAGCCTGTTCGCCATGATCTCCGGTGACCTGCGCCCGGACAGCGGCGCGGTGTGGCTGCTCGGGCGCGACGTCACCGGCGTCGCGCCGCACACCCGGACCCGCGCCGGGATCGGCCGCACCTACCAGGTACCGCGCCCGTTCGAGCACCTCACCGTCTTCGAGAACGTGCTGGTCTGCGGCTATCAGGGAGCCGGGCTGAAGGGCCGGCAGGCGTGGCGGCACACCATGGGCGTGCTCGACCGCACCGGCCTGGCCGACCTGGCAGACACCCCGGCCGGGCGGCTCGGCCTGCTCCAGCGCAAACGCCTGGAGATGGCCCGCGCGCTGGGCACCGGCCCGCGACTGTTGCTGCTCGACGAGGTCGCCGGCGGCCTCACCGAACCCGAGGTGGCCGAACTGGTGACCGTGGTCAGACAACTGCACGCCGAAGGGCTCGGCATCGTCTGGATCGAGCACGTCGTACACGCGCTGGTGAAGACCGTCGACCGGATGGTCTGTCTGGCCGGCGGTGACGTGGTCGCCGACGGTGACCCGATGGCCGTGCTCGCCGACCCGAAGGTGCGGGAGCTGTATCTGGGCAGTGGACCGGAGGGCGTCTCATGA
- a CDS encoding ABC transporter ATP-binding protein: MSLLAIRDLTVHHGQLRAVDGFDLDLAEGEVLAVIGANGAGKSTLLRALAGLNPPTSGSIRLHDRDITRMPAHKRLSAGVALVPEGRRLFRSLTVEENLLTGTYRRRRGPWTVQRVYELFPWMAERRRQNAAQLSGGEQQSVAIGRALLSNPDLLLIDELSLGLAPVVVRRIYQVLPDIVGSGTTALIVEQDVTQAMRVADRVHCLLEGRSVLRGRPRDLSTEQVEHAYFGIGDAPDGRH, from the coding sequence ATGAGCCTGCTCGCGATCCGTGATCTCACCGTCCACCACGGGCAACTCCGCGCGGTCGACGGCTTCGACCTGGACCTGGCCGAGGGTGAGGTGCTGGCGGTGATCGGCGCGAACGGCGCCGGGAAGTCGACGCTGCTGCGGGCGCTGGCCGGGCTGAATCCGCCGACGTCGGGCAGCATCCGCCTGCACGACCGCGACATCACCCGGATGCCGGCGCACAAGCGGCTGTCGGCCGGGGTCGCCCTGGTCCCCGAAGGCCGGCGACTGTTCCGGTCCCTGACGGTCGAGGAGAATCTGCTGACCGGCACCTACCGCAGACGTCGGGGTCCGTGGACCGTCCAGCGCGTCTACGAGCTGTTCCCGTGGATGGCCGAACGACGGCGGCAGAACGCCGCGCAGCTGTCCGGCGGCGAACAGCAGTCGGTGGCCATCGGCCGGGCCCTGCTGTCGAACCCCGACCTGCTGCTGATCGACGAGCTGTCGCTCGGCCTGGCGCCGGTGGTGGTGCGGCGGATCTACCAGGTCCTGCCGGACATCGTCGGGTCGGGGACGACCGCGCTGATCGTCGAGCAGGACGTCACGCAGGCGATGCGGGTCGCCGACCGGGTGCACTGCCTGCTCGAAGGCCGGTCGGTGCTGCGCGGCCGGCCCCGGGACCTGAGCACCGAACAGGTCGAACACGCCTACTTCGGCATCGGCGACGCACCGGACGGGCGGCATTGA
- a CDS encoding branched-chain amino acid ABC transporter permease, whose translation MDLLNALLQGLLIGGLYALFATGLSLMFGVMRIVNLAHGDLAVVASFLALALVSGTGLPLWVVLLVTVPLFALLGYLTQRVLLQKSLKSGPLATLLVTFGLSIVLQNVLLETFSADTRTLDGGSFTTGSFEITDSISIGYLSLTTFVLAAIVLTGIQLFLSRTGLGRMLRASSDDPETANLVGGDSRHIYGIATAIAFATVALAGLMFAMRSSFDPSIGPSRLIFAFEAVVIGGLGSLWGTLLGGMILGVTQAIGSEIDPALTLLAGHLIFLAVLAFRPQGLIAGRKS comes from the coding sequence ATGGACCTGCTCAACGCCCTCCTGCAGGGTCTGCTGATCGGCGGGCTCTACGCACTGTTCGCCACCGGCCTGTCGCTGATGTTCGGGGTGATGCGGATCGTCAACCTGGCACACGGCGACCTCGCGGTGGTCGCCTCGTTCCTGGCACTGGCCCTGGTCAGCGGCACCGGCCTGCCGCTGTGGGTGGTGCTGCTGGTGACGGTTCCGCTGTTCGCGCTGCTCGGCTACCTGACCCAGCGGGTGCTGCTGCAGAAGAGCCTGAAGTCGGGGCCGCTGGCCACCCTGCTGGTCACCTTCGGACTGTCGATCGTGCTGCAGAACGTGCTGCTGGAGACGTTCTCGGCGGACACCCGGACGCTCGACGGCGGCTCGTTCACCACCGGCTCGTTCGAGATCACCGACAGCATCTCGATCGGCTACCTGTCGCTGACCACCTTCGTGCTGGCGGCAATAGTGCTGACCGGGATCCAGCTGTTCCTGTCCCGGACCGGGCTGGGCCGGATGCTGCGGGCCTCCTCGGACGACCCGGAGACCGCCAACCTGGTCGGCGGCGACAGCCGGCACATCTACGGCATCGCCACCGCGATCGCGTTCGCGACGGTGGCGCTGGCCGGGCTGATGTTCGCGATGCGGTCGTCGTTCGACCCGTCGATCGGCCCGTCCCGGCTGATCTTCGCGTTCGAGGCGGTGGTCATCGGTGGCCTCGGGTCGCTGTGGGGCACCCTGCTCGGCGGCATGATCCTGGGCGTCACCCAGGCGATCGGCTCCGAGATCGACCCGGCGCTCACGCTGCTCGCCGGCCATCTGATCTTCCTCGCCGTGCTGGCCTTCCGGCCGCAGGGCCTGATCGCGGGACGGAAATCGTGA
- a CDS encoding branched-chain amino acid ABC transporter permease, which translates to MSLTRTVTDRAAAAVDVSRAARSSKVAGLVMAALAVLLAGLPFLVFADVTDTMVNLFVLVALASMWNLLAGFGGLVSVGQQAYIGIGAYSVIAFADLGVQPYLAIGLAAVTCAVFAVPTSWLAFRLRGDYFAVGTWVIAEVYRLLVVRVSSLGGASGKSLTGLSGLDQTLRGALTYWVALGLALASIAGCYLLLRGRLGLSLMAVRDEETAASSAGIDVRRAKLLVYLVSAVGCGAAGGVITVSSLSVNPDAIFSVQWSAYMIFIVVIGGIGFIEGPLLGALVFFALQQLLADYGSWYLIVLGAIGIAAALWLPRGLWGLVRDRTGMSLFPVGYFVRMRESDAGTR; encoded by the coding sequence GTGAGCCTCACCAGAACAGTGACCGACCGGGCCGCGGCCGCGGTCGACGTCAGCCGGGCCGCCCGCTCGTCGAAGGTGGCCGGGCTGGTGATGGCCGCCCTGGCCGTACTGCTGGCGGGTCTGCCGTTCCTGGTCTTCGCCGACGTCACCGACACGATGGTCAACCTGTTCGTGCTGGTCGCGCTGGCGAGCATGTGGAACCTGCTGGCCGGGTTCGGTGGGCTCGTCTCGGTCGGGCAGCAGGCGTACATCGGCATCGGCGCGTACAGCGTGATCGCCTTCGCCGACCTGGGCGTGCAGCCGTACCTCGCGATCGGGCTCGCCGCGGTGACCTGCGCGGTCTTCGCGGTGCCGACCTCGTGGCTGGCGTTCCGGCTGCGCGGCGACTACTTCGCGGTCGGCACCTGGGTCATCGCCGAGGTGTACCGGCTGCTCGTGGTGCGGGTCAGCAGTCTCGGCGGGGCCAGCGGCAAGAGCCTGACCGGGCTGTCCGGTCTCGATCAGACGCTGCGCGGGGCGCTCACCTACTGGGTGGCGCTCGGGCTGGCGCTCGCCTCGATCGCCGGGTGCTACCTGCTGCTGCGCGGGCGGCTGGGCCTGTCACTGATGGCGGTACGCGACGAGGAGACCGCCGCCAGTTCGGCCGGGATCGACGTACGCCGAGCGAAGCTTCTGGTCTATCTGGTCTCGGCGGTGGGCTGCGGTGCGGCCGGTGGCGTGATCACGGTCAGCTCGCTGAGCGTGAACCCGGACGCGATCTTCAGCGTCCAGTGGTCGGCCTACATGATCTTCATCGTCGTGATCGGCGGTATCGGGTTCATCGAGGGGCCGCTGCTGGGTGCGCTGGTGTTCTTCGCCCTGCAGCAGCTGCTGGCCGACTACGGGTCGTGGTATCTGATCGTGCTCGGGGCGATCGGCATCGCGGCCGCCCTGTGGCTGCCGCGTGGACTGTGGGGGCTGGTGCGGGATCGGACCGGGATGAGCCTGTTCCCGGTGGGGTACTTCGTGCGGATGCGTGAGTCCGATGCCGGCACCCGTTGA
- a CDS encoding amidase → MPAPVDSAVAAAAAICGGTMSPAEVTEILLERIAVTEPTLHAYATVTAEQARRQAARLGPAGGPLHGVPIGIKDLIDTAGIVTGYGSPRFAGHVPQRDATAVSRLRAAGVVVLGKHTTHELAWGGRTDSAWFGPTHNPHRHGHIPGGSSGGSAASVAAGSSLGALGSDTAGSVRIPAALSGCVGFKPSRGRIPLDGVLPLAPSLDHLGVLARTVDDAALLTDAVAEPAPRPPDGPLRIGWLGGWHDAVLAPEVRDALNTTRTRLEDAGVRIGDVVIPDEPLMPEAPLARILDEAGALHRTAFEQDPGLFGADLAELMRLPRRSPEQAERHEAAIDRMVGALREALRTHHVLACATVAVTAPPIGVHTLTVDGRDWPVEMVLTRLTAPYNAAGLPALSLPIGVADGLPIGLQLAGPPLGDELVLRAARLVEGLR, encoded by the coding sequence ATGCCGGCACCCGTTGACAGCGCGGTGGCGGCCGCCGCGGCGATCTGCGGCGGGACGATGAGTCCGGCCGAGGTCACCGAGATCCTGCTGGAACGGATCGCGGTGACCGAACCGACGTTGCACGCCTACGCCACGGTCACCGCCGAGCAGGCGCGGCGGCAGGCGGCGCGGCTCGGGCCAGCCGGTGGTCCGCTGCACGGCGTGCCGATCGGGATCAAGGATCTGATCGACACGGCCGGGATCGTGACCGGGTACGGGTCGCCGCGGTTCGCCGGACACGTGCCGCAGCGCGATGCCACCGCGGTGTCCCGGCTGCGTGCGGCCGGTGTGGTGGTGCTCGGCAAACACACCACGCATGAGCTGGCGTGGGGTGGGCGTACCGACAGCGCGTGGTTCGGGCCGACGCACAACCCGCACCGGCACGGGCACATCCCGGGCGGGTCCTCGGGTGGGTCGGCGGCCTCCGTCGCGGCGGGCAGCAGCCTCGGGGCGCTGGGTTCGGACACCGCTGGCAGCGTACGGATCCCGGCCGCCCTGTCCGGCTGCGTCGGGTTCAAACCGAGCCGTGGACGGATCCCGCTCGACGGGGTGCTGCCCCTGGCCCCGTCGCTGGACCACCTCGGTGTGCTGGCCCGGACCGTCGACGACGCCGCCCTGCTGACCGACGCGGTCGCCGAGCCCGCGCCGCGGCCACCGGACGGGCCGCTGCGGATCGGATGGCTCGGCGGCTGGCACGACGCGGTCCTGGCGCCCGAGGTCCGGGACGCGCTGAACACCACCCGGACGCGACTCGAAGACGCCGGGGTGCGGATCGGTGACGTGGTGATCCCGGACGAACCGCTGATGCCGGAGGCACCGCTGGCCCGGATCCTCGACGAGGCCGGCGCGTTGCACCGGACGGCCTTCGAGCAGGATCCCGGCCTGTTCGGGGCCGACCTCGCCGAGCTGATGCGGCTCCCCCGGCGCAGCCCCGAGCAGGCCGAACGGCACGAGGCCGCGATCGACCGGATGGTCGGCGCCCTACGCGAAGCGCTGCGCACCCATCACGTACTGGCCTGCGCCACGGTTGCGGTGACCGCCCCGCCGATCGGGGTGCACACCCTGACCGTCGACGGTCGGGACTGGCCGGTCGAGATGGTGCTGACCCGCCTGACCGCGCCGTACAACGCGGCCGGTCTGCCCGCCCTGTCGTTGCCGATCGGTGTGGCCGACGGCCTGCCGATCGGGTTGCAGCTGGCCGGCCCGCCGCTCGGCGACGAACTCGTACTACGGGCCGCCCGTCTCGTGGAAGGACTCCGATGA
- a CDS encoding NAD(P)-dependent alcohol dehydrogenase yields MKVKAAVVDELDGPFRVTDLDLDEPGPGEALVRIVATGICHTDAITRHGDLPMPFPSVLGHEGAGEVIAVGAGVTSVRPGDHVVIGWPSCGTCRNCRDGEPRYCARLGEALCGGGRLLGPRAGETALRRADGVAVHSHFFGQSSFATHALTWADALVVVPPEAPLDILGPLACGIATGAGAVMNTLRPGPGASLVVYGVGAVGLAAVMAARLSPATRIIAVDRHPQRLALAAELGATDTIDATDGDPVAEVHRLCGGPADFSLECTGVVPVVRQAVDSVGMLGTCVLIGGAPAGAEFSVDHLSTLWGKRIIGVLGGSGRSETLIGTLVELHRQGRFPFDRLVRFYDLEDIDKALEDSHRGGVLKPILRMSH; encoded by the coding sequence ATGAAGGTGAAAGCCGCGGTCGTCGACGAACTCGACGGCCCGTTCCGGGTGACCGACCTGGATCTCGACGAACCCGGCCCCGGCGAAGCGCTGGTCCGGATCGTCGCCACCGGCATCTGCCACACCGACGCCATCACCAGGCACGGTGACCTGCCGATGCCGTTCCCGAGTGTGCTCGGCCACGAGGGCGCCGGTGAGGTGATCGCGGTCGGAGCGGGCGTCACCTCGGTGCGGCCCGGCGACCATGTGGTGATCGGCTGGCCGTCCTGCGGGACGTGCCGCAACTGCCGGGACGGCGAACCCCGCTACTGCGCCCGCCTCGGTGAGGCGCTCTGCGGCGGCGGGCGGCTGCTCGGCCCGCGAGCCGGCGAGACCGCCCTACGCCGGGCCGACGGCGTGGCTGTCCATAGTCACTTCTTCGGGCAGTCGTCGTTCGCCACCCATGCCCTCACCTGGGCGGACGCGCTCGTCGTCGTCCCGCCGGAGGCTCCGTTGGACATTCTCGGGCCGCTGGCCTGCGGAATCGCCACCGGAGCCGGGGCGGTCATGAACACCCTGCGGCCCGGGCCCGGCGCGAGCCTGGTGGTGTACGGCGTCGGCGCGGTCGGCCTGGCCGCGGTGATGGCCGCCAGGCTGTCCCCCGCCACCCGGATCATCGCCGTCGACCGGCACCCGCAACGCCTGGCCCTGGCGGCCGAACTCGGCGCCACCGACACCATCGACGCGACCGACGGCGATCCGGTGGCCGAGGTACACCGGCTGTGCGGCGGGCCCGCCGACTTCTCGCTCGAATGCACCGGGGTCGTCCCGGTCGTACGCCAGGCCGTCGACAGTGTCGGCATGCTCGGCACCTGCGTGCTGATCGGCGGCGCCCCCGCCGGCGCCGAGTTCAGCGTCGACCACCTGAGCACGCTGTGGGGCAAACGCATCATCGGCGTGCTCGGCGGTAGCGGCCGCAGCGAGACGCTGATCGGCACCCTGGTCGAGCTGCACCGGCAGGGCCGGTTCCCGTTCGACCGGCTGGTGCGCTTCTACGACCTCGAAGACATCGACAAGGCGCTCGAGGACAGCCACCGCGGCGGCGTCCTCAAGCCGATACTCCGCATGAGCCACTGA
- a CDS encoding benzaldehyde dehydrogenase — MGLLDGVDWQGKIFKNGEWTAGRGGDYPVVEPATGAELGRMGLATAEDVAEAGASAAEAQKRWAALPHPARAAVLRKAGDLWQQHAAEISGWNVREVGAVPGMAGFALHVAAEECYEAASLPSRPHGELLPSEQPRLSMARRIPAGVVGVISPFNVPIILGIRSVAPALALGNSVILKPDPRTAVTGGTLMARIFEEAGLPAGVLQMLPGGPDVGEALITDPHIRVISFTGSTPVGRRIGELAGRHLKRAHLELGGNSALLVLDDADVDAAVNLAAWGSFFHQGQICMTTGRHLVADRLYDEFVDRLAAKAGKLPVGDPATEQVALGPVIDAGQRDKIHGLVTASAGQGATIAAGGTYRELFYQPTVLADVPLAAPAFAEEIFGPVAPITRVSSVDDAIALASAGEYGLSLGIVTRDVMRGLAVAEQIPTGIVHINDQTVNDEANAPFGGVRASGTGSRFGGAAANIDAFTETRWITMRGEPATYPF, encoded by the coding sequence GTGGGACTGCTCGACGGCGTCGACTGGCAGGGAAAGATCTTCAAGAACGGCGAGTGGACCGCCGGCCGGGGTGGCGACTACCCGGTCGTCGAACCGGCCACCGGCGCCGAGCTCGGCCGGATGGGCCTGGCCACCGCCGAGGACGTGGCCGAGGCCGGGGCGTCCGCGGCCGAGGCGCAGAAGCGGTGGGCGGCGCTGCCGCACCCGGCCCGGGCCGCGGTGCTGCGCAAAGCCGGTGACCTGTGGCAGCAGCACGCCGCGGAGATCAGCGGCTGGAACGTCCGCGAGGTCGGCGCGGTTCCCGGGATGGCCGGGTTCGCGCTGCACGTCGCGGCCGAGGAATGCTACGAGGCGGCGTCGCTGCCCAGCCGACCGCACGGTGAGCTGCTGCCGTCCGAGCAGCCGCGACTGTCGATGGCCCGGCGCATCCCGGCCGGGGTGGTCGGTGTGATCTCGCCGTTCAACGTGCCGATCATCCTGGGCATCCGGTCGGTGGCGCCCGCTCTGGCGCTGGGCAACTCGGTGATCCTGAAGCCGGATCCGCGGACCGCGGTCACCGGCGGCACTCTGATGGCCCGGATCTTCGAGGAGGCCGGTCTGCCGGCCGGGGTGCTGCAGATGCTGCCCGGCGGCCCGGACGTCGGCGAGGCGCTGATCACCGACCCGCACATCCGGGTCATCTCGTTCACCGGGTCGACCCCGGTCGGGCGGCGCATCGGTGAGCTCGCCGGCCGTCATCTGAAGCGGGCCCACCTGGAGCTCGGCGGCAACTCGGCGCTGCTGGTCCTGGACGACGCCGACGTAGACGCGGCGGTCAACCTGGCCGCCTGGGGGTCGTTCTTCCACCAGGGCCAGATCTGCATGACCACCGGCCGGCACCTGGTCGCCGACCGGTTGTACGACGAGTTCGTGGATCGGCTCGCCGCCAAGGCCGGCAAACTGCCGGTCGGTGACCCGGCGACCGAGCAGGTCGCGCTCGGGCCGGTCATCGACGCGGGACAGCGCGACAAGATCCACGGCCTGGTCACGGCCAGCGCCGGGCAGGGCGCCACGATCGCGGCCGGCGGCACCTACCGGGAGCTGTTCTACCAGCCGACGGTCCTGGCCGACGTACCGTTGGCCGCACCGGCGTTCGCCGAGGAGATCTTCGGGCCGGTCGCGCCGATCACCCGGGTGTCGTCCGTGGACGACGCCATCGCACTGGCCTCGGCCGGCGAGTACGGGTTGTCGCTGGGCATCGTCACCCGGGACGTGATGCGCGGGCTGGCGGTCGCCGAGCAGATCCCGACCGGCATCGTGCACATCAACGACCAGACCGTCAACGACGAGGCGAACGCCCCGTTCGGCGGGGTACGGGCCTCCGGCACCGGTTCCCGCTTCGGCGGTGCGGCCGCGAACATCGACGCGTTCACCGAGACCCGCTGGATCACCATGCGCGGCGAACCGGCGACCTACCCCTTCTGA
- a CDS encoding helix-turn-helix domain-containing protein, whose product MTFAVGIGYAVYRGPSESGGPHRHAAFQIAIAMHGDVVMADEAGVLHRAPVLLVPPMTPHRLFAVKDLLTYFVEPHAAFADRLRRRGGGITAAPDLHNLRVYDLSTAPSSGVDPRLVRALEILRDGDVRIPEVARRVGISPQRLRALARQQVGMPLPRWRVWMRLARAAEAMPAGQSAAVAAVTAGFADQAHLTRQIREMMGLTPAVAMAALRSPPRPAT is encoded by the coding sequence GTGACTTTCGCCGTCGGCATCGGATACGCCGTCTACCGGGGACCGTCCGAGAGCGGCGGCCCGCACCGGCACGCGGCGTTCCAGATCGCCATCGCGATGCACGGGGACGTGGTGATGGCCGACGAGGCGGGCGTTCTGCACCGGGCGCCGGTGCTGCTGGTGCCGCCGATGACGCCGCATCGGCTGTTCGCCGTCAAGGATCTGCTCACCTACTTCGTCGAACCGCATGCGGCCTTCGCCGACCGGCTCCGGCGGCGCGGCGGCGGCATCACCGCCGCTCCCGATCTTCACAACCTGCGGGTGTACGACCTGAGCACCGCACCGTCCAGCGGTGTGGATCCGCGTCTTGTTCGGGCGCTGGAGATCCTGCGGGACGGCGATGTCCGCATCCCGGAGGTGGCCCGTCGGGTGGGGATCTCGCCGCAGCGGCTGCGTGCACTGGCCCGGCAGCAGGTGGGGATGCCGCTGCCGCGCTGGCGGGTGTGGATGCGGTTGGCCCGGGCCGCCGAGGCGATGCCGGCCGGGCAGTCGGCGGCGGTCGCGGCGGTCACGGCCGGGTTCGCCGACCAGGCGCACCTGACCCGGCAGATACGCGAGATGATGGGCCTGACCCCGGCCGTCGCCATGGCCGCGCTGCGCTCTCCGCCACGACCGGCCACGTAG
- a CDS encoding class I SAM-dependent methyltransferase: protein MRWETGLGDALVPLLGRESADTVVSTLVLHQCTTTMKRAILTAAHQVLRPGGRLVIADYGRQRTPAMRLGFGLVQLADGRRDTRLNASGGLPGLIAETGFPGVRETEIVPTMTGSVSIYVAHRD, encoded by the coding sequence GTGCGTTGGGAGACCGGTCTGGGCGACGCGCTCGTACCCCTGCTGGGTCGTGAATCCGCCGACACCGTCGTCTCCACCCTGGTCCTGCACCAGTGCACCACCACGATGAAGCGGGCCATCCTCACCGCCGCCCACCAGGTGCTTCGGCCCGGCGGGCGGCTCGTGATCGCCGACTACGGCCGGCAGCGGACACCGGCGATGCGGCTCGGTTTCGGACTCGTGCAACTCGCCGACGGGCGGCGAGACACCCGCCTCAACGCGTCCGGCGGCCTGCCCGGCTTGATCGCCGAGACAGGATTTCCGGGGGTACGGGAGACCGAAATCGTGCCCACGATGACCGGATCGGTGTCGATCTACGTGGCCCACCGCGACTGA
- a CDS encoding methyltransferase domain-containing protein has protein sequence MTYTPALGRFAPARFYDRVVALTRERLWRALTIAYVAPRPGETIVDVGCGTGTPADALIRVEPAAHVVGVEPDPVLLATARRGALGDRSGRRARTPAGS, from the coding sequence ATGACGTACACCCCGGCCCTCGGCCGTTTCGCCCCCGCCCGCTTCTACGACCGCGTGGTCGCCCTGACCAGGGAACGGCTGTGGCGCGCCCTGACCATCGCCTATGTGGCGCCGCGACCGGGGGAGACGATCGTCGACGTCGGCTGCGGCACCGGAACGCCGGCCGACGCCCTGATCCGGGTGGAGCCGGCAGCCCACGTCGTCGGTGTCGAACCCGACCCGGTGCTCCTGGCGACGGCCCGCCGCGGTGCGTTGGGAGACCGGTCTGGGCGACGCGCTCGTACCCCTGCTGGGTCGTGA
- a CDS encoding TetR/AcrR family transcriptional regulator, translated as MTTGRPLRADARRNRDALLAKARELFAGGCFDMRFDDFAKLAGVGVGTLYRHFPTREALAEAVYREELTAICAHGRELQATLPAADALATFLRGFVTHLFANEGLARTLATLMATHTGTLAEGGRELSQVLADLLAKGVDEGTVRADIGVGAVMTALQGICVACGEPGSRADADGTVTLVLDGLRHRG; from the coding sequence GTGACCACTGGCAGACCACTGCGCGCCGACGCCCGGCGCAACCGTGACGCCCTGCTCGCCAAGGCCCGCGAACTCTTCGCCGGCGGCTGTTTCGACATGCGCTTCGACGACTTCGCCAAACTGGCCGGCGTCGGCGTGGGCACCCTCTACCGGCACTTTCCCACCCGGGAGGCGCTGGCCGAGGCGGTCTACCGCGAGGAACTCACCGCGATCTGCGCCCACGGCCGCGAACTGCAGGCCACCCTGCCCGCCGCCGACGCCCTGGCCACCTTCCTGCGCGGCTTCGTCACCCACCTCTTCGCCAATGAGGGCCTGGCCCGCACCCTCGCCACCCTGATGGCCACCCACACCGGCACCCTCGCCGAGGGCGGCCGGGAGCTGAGCCAGGTCCTCGCCGACCTGCTCGCCAAGGGCGTCGACGAGGGCACCGTCCGCGCCGACATCGGCGTCGGCGCGGTGATGACGGCGCTACAGGGCATCTGCGTGGCCTGCGGCGAACCGGGCTCCCGCGCCGACGCCGACGGCACGGTCACCCTCGTGCTGGACGGTCTGCGCCACCGGGGATGA
- a CDS encoding ketopantoate reductase family protein has product MRILMFGRGVIAATYGWALEQAGHDVEFYVRPGRAAAYGDTIELDLIDTRRRVWGKRVTASWPVRYRETLEPDHDFDLIVVSVQHYNFAEAVSFLAPRIGRATVLVFNNLWVEPSDAVAALPAEQVAWGFPGAGGGFGDDGVLRASLLPAVFLGTLGRPLTDREQAVRAVFREAGFRIRENTDFRGWLAIHFIQNAGLHTQSLRLGSLAALAGNSRNVREAILATRELLPLAEARGVDLRHHRAELLPFTAPIWLTAPAMAWMFGHYPPMRTVMQAHANPEELRAVCRDTLAEARRLNVPVPRLAAAEPYFAAEKTA; this is encoded by the coding sequence ATGCGGATTCTCATGTTCGGGCGCGGCGTCATCGCCGCGACGTACGGGTGGGCGCTGGAACAGGCCGGGCACGACGTCGAGTTCTATGTGCGGCCGGGGCGGGCCGCGGCGTACGGCGACACGATCGAACTCGACCTGATCGACACCCGGCGGCGGGTCTGGGGCAAGCGGGTCACCGCGTCGTGGCCGGTCCGCTACCGGGAGACCCTGGAGCCCGACCACGACTTCGACCTGATCGTGGTCAGCGTGCAGCACTACAACTTCGCCGAGGCCGTGTCGTTCCTCGCGCCCCGGATCGGCCGGGCCACCGTGCTGGTCTTCAACAACCTGTGGGTCGAGCCGTCGGACGCGGTCGCGGCACTGCCCGCCGAGCAGGTGGCGTGGGGCTTCCCCGGCGCGGGCGGCGGTTTCGGCGACGACGGGGTGCTCCGGGCGTCGCTGCTGCCGGCGGTCTTCCTCGGCACACTGGGCCGACCCCTGACCGACCGTGAGCAGGCTGTGCGGGCCGTCTTCCGGGAGGCCGGGTTCCGGATCCGGGAGAACACCGACTTCCGTGGCTGGCTGGCGATCCACTTCATCCAGAACGCCGGCCTGCACACCCAGAGCCTGCGACTGGGCTCGCTGGCCGCGCTGGCCGGCAACTCCCGCAACGTCCGCGAGGCGATCCTCGCCACCCGCGAACTACTCCCCCTCGCCGAGGCCCGCGGCGTGGACCTGCGCCACCATCGCGCCGAACTGCTGCCGTTCACCGCCCCGATCTGGCTGACCGCCCCGGCGATGGCGTGGATGTTCGGCCACTACCCGCCGATGCGCACGGTGATGCAGGCCCACGCCAACCCCGAGGAACTACGGGCCGTCTGCCGCGACACGCTGGCCGAAGCCCGCCGGCTGAACGTCCCGGTCCCCCGGCTGGCGGCCGCCGAACCCTACTTCGCCGCCGAGAAGACCGCCTAA
- a CDS encoding ADP-ribosylation/crystallin J1, with the protein MENVETVTLWRPTGPAELALVEESGWRAWPPRLPDQPIFYPVLNEEYATMIARDWNVPASGVGYVTRFEVRRSYLDRYEVRQAGGRTILEYWIPAEDLDEFNANIIGPITVVSEFR; encoded by the coding sequence GTGGAGAATGTCGAGACGGTGACGTTGTGGCGGCCGACGGGCCCGGCGGAGTTGGCGCTGGTCGAGGAGTCGGGCTGGCGGGCCTGGCCGCCGCGCCTGCCGGACCAGCCGATCTTCTACCCGGTGCTGAACGAGGAGTACGCCACGATGATCGCCCGGGACTGGAACGTCCCGGCCTCCGGCGTCGGTTACGTGACCCGGTTCGAGGTACGCCGCTCGTACCTGGACCGCTATGAGGTCCGGCAGGCCGGTGGCCGGACCATCCTGGAGTACTGGATCCCGGCCGAGGACCTCGACGAGTTCAACGCCAACATCATCGGCCCGATCACCGTCGTCTCGGAGTTCCGTTAG